DNA from Demetria terragena DSM 11295:
AGCGACGAAGGAGCTGGATCAGTTCTTCGAGTAGAGCTCGACGATCAGCTGCTCGGTGAGCGGGATGTCGATCTGCTCACGGGTCGGGAGCTGGTGAATCAGCACCTGCAACGAGCCCTCGGAGACGTGCATCCAGGCCGGGGCCTGACGCTCGCCGAAGGTCTCGCGGGCGAGCTGAATCGGGAAGGCTTCCCGGGACTTCTCGCGCACGGTGATGATGTCGAACTGCTCCACGCGGTAGGACGGGACATCGACGCGCGTTCCGTTGACGCAGAAGTGACCGTGGGTCACGAGCTGACGGGCCGCACGACGGGTACGGGCCAAGCCTGCGCGGTAGATGACGTTGTCCAAGCGGGACTCGAGCAGGATCAACAGGTTGTCACCGGTCTTTCCCTGGCGACGGGCCGCTTCCTTGTAGTAGCGGACGAACTGCTTCTCCATGACGCCGTAGGTGAAGCGAGCCTTCTGCTTCTCCTGCAGCTGCGTCAGGTATTCCTTCTCCCGCACCCGGCCACGGCCGTGCTGGCCGGGAGGGAACGGACGCATCTCGAAACTCTTGTCGCCGCCGACGAGGTCGGTCTTGAGCCGGCGCGACTTCTTGGTGATGGGGCCGGTGTAACGGGCCATAGTTCTCTACTCCTCGAAGATTCTGCGCGGATCAGACGCGACGGCGCTTGGGCTGACGGACGCCGTTGTGCGGCACGGGGGTGACGTCCTGGATCGCGCCGACCTCAAGGCCGGTGGCGGTCAGGGAGCGGATCGCGGTCTCACGACCGGAACCGGGGCCCTTGACGAAGACGTCGACCTTCTTCATGCCGTGCTCCATGGCGCGACGCGCGGCGGCCTCGGCGGCCATCTGCGCGGCGAACGGCGTCGACTTACGCGAGCCCTTGAAGCCAACCTGGCCGGCGGAGGCCCATGCGATGACCGCACCGGTCTCGTCGGTGATGGAAACGATGGTGTTGTTGAACGTGCTCTTGATGTGCGCCTGTCCGGCGGACACGTTCTTCTTGACCTTGCGACGCGTCTTGGTCGCTCGGGTCTTGGGAGGCATCTCTACTTACTCCTGCTTGCTGGGGGAAAAAGGCTGTGGCGTCCGGCTGTTCTGTGATCGCTTCAGTCGGAACATGGATCGGATGTGCGAGGCAATCCGATCGATCACGTCAGCGGGATTACTTGGTGGCCTTCTTCTTGCCAGCCACGGTCCGCTTCGGACCCTTGCGGGTACGCGCGTTGGTCTTGGTGCGCTGTCCGTGCACCGGAAGGCCGCGGCGGTGCCGCAGGCCCTGGTAACTACCGATCTCGACCTTGCGGCGGATGTCGGCGGCCACCTCGCGGCGCAGGTCACCTTCGAGGCGGTACTCGCCTTCGAGGTGGTTACGCAGCGCGACGACCTGGTCTTCGCCCAGGTCGCGGACGCGGGTGTTCGGGTCGATACCGGTCGCGGCCAGCGTCTGCTGGGCGCGGGTACGGCCGACACCGAAGATGTAGGTGAGGGCGACCTCGACACGCTTTTCGCGTGGCAGGTCGACACCGATGAGTCGTGCCATGTTGGCGGTGTTCTCCTTGTGAATCTGCGGAGGTCTCGGGTGCAGTGCCAGTCCCGTTGGCCGGCCGGAGTGGCCGCGGGTCCCCAGCCTCCGCGCCGGGGGTGCGTCCTGAGCAATGTCAGGGGTCGGGCACTGCGTGCTATTCAGTTGGCGTGCTGTGAAGCTCTCCGACAGATGCCGGATCTGCTCAGCCCTGGCGCTGCTTGTGGCGCAGGTTTTCGCAGATCACCATGACTCGCCCGTTCCGGCGAATCACCTTGCACTTGTCGCAGATCTTCTTGACGCTCGGCTGGACCTTCATCTGCCTACTGTCTTGAAGTCGTGCTGCGGCTCGGTTGCCACAGCGTGCGGGTGATGGGTTCGTGCTCAGCGGTAACGGAAGACGATCCGGCCCCGGGACAGGTCATACGGGCTGAGCTCAACCACGACCCGGTCCTCAGGGAGGATTCGGATGTAGTGCTGCCGCATCTTGCCCGAGATGTGCGCGAGCACGGTGTGACCGTTGGTGAGTTCTACCCGGAACATCGCGTTCGGGAGCGCCTCAACGATCGTGCCCTCAATCTCGATGACACCGTCCTTCTTGGCCATGTCCTCCACAATCCGTTGGTTGGCGGCCGCCCTCTCGGAACGAAAGCAGCCGGAATGACCACGCGCAAACGTGGCCGTCGTCCATCGTACGTGAGGGCTGAAGGTTCCACGAAATCGAGCCAGCCGAACCAGTCGGGCGGCTAACCCTGACGCTCGAGCCAGGTCTGCCAGTCATCACCGCGAATGATGGCGCTGTCAGGCGGCAACATCGAGCCGCCAGCCATCGACGGCGGCCCGTCAATAGCTTCGACAGTCACATCGTCACCCAGGTGCAAGGCGTATCGGCGAACGAGGTCGACTAGTTGCTCGGGTTGAGGTCCAGCGAGGTCAGTGTCCTTTGCCTCGTTCGCAGTTGCGAGTTCTACCAGCAGGCGCACGATCTCGGCCACGTCGACCGGTTGGGTGGGCACATCGATGATCCGAGTCACGTCGCCTTCGCGATTCCACTGCAACATTTGCGCGGCGAAGTCGTGGAACTGCGTCGCCCGCAGCACTACAACACCCGGGGCGTAGGTGCGCGCCACCTTCTCCTGCTCAACCTTGGCGACGTAGTAGTCATAGTCCGGACTTCGGTCAGCACCCACGATCGACAGCAGGACGGTGCGCCGCACGGCCACCTCGGTGGCCGCCTCACCAAGGTTTTGGGCCACGGCCTGAAAGAACTCGATGGCCCCTGGGCCTACCGGGCCCTGTGTCACATCGACAACCACATCGACACCACGCAGGGCCTCCACCAACTCCCGACTCCCGGGTTGCGTCAGGTCGAAGCCTCCTTCACGAGAAATCCCGATCACCTCATGACCCAGCTCCTGCGCCAACGTGGCCACTCGTGAACCGATCAAGCCGGTGGCCCCGGCAACTGCAACGCGCATACTTCCCACCTTAACTCGGACATTTCTTGTCTATGTTTATGGTGGCAGATAACGTGGACAAGTTCAATCCGGGTATTGTTTGGGGGATGAAGTTGACAGCCGGGGTCGAGTGGGCGGTGCACTGCAGCGTCGTCCTGAGCCAGACCGACGAGCCAGTGTCAGCACAGCAGTTGGCTGAGTTACACGGAGTTTCCAAGACTTATTTGGCCAAGACCTTGCAGGCCCTGTCGCGCGCCGACATCATCACCGCGACCGAAGGTCGGGTCGGCGGCTATCGCCTAGCCCATCCGGCCGAGAAAACGACACTGCTTGACGTGGTGCTGGCCGTCGACGGTGCGGAGCCAGCGTTCCGATGCACAGAGATCCGACAGAACGGGCCGCTGCCGACGCCACCCGAAGCCTGCGTCACACCGTGTGGCGTCGCACGCGCGATGCAGACCGCCGAGCAGGCGTGGCGGCGTTCCTTAGCCAGTGTGACGATCGCCGGCCTTGCTGCCGGCGTCGGCGCGGAGGCTTTCGCTGGCGTGCGAGCCTGGCTCGCCCAAGGGCATCCGCCCGCCGACGGGTGAGAACGCGCAGATCGCGACCCCGACGTTCAGGTTCAACGACTTGGGAAAGATTGCTGGCGTGAAGTCGCGCGCACCGGCAACTTTTCACGAGTCGATGGATTGTGGACGGTTCGTGGTCAGTCGAGCGGGGCGTACCGCTCCCCCAGGTGCGCCTCGCCCCCGTCGACTTCGGTCAGCACCCACAGCCCACCCTCGGTGACAGCGATCGTGTTCTCCCAGTGGGAGCCACGCGAGCCATCCTGCGTCACGACAGTCCACTCGTCGTCCAACTCGTGGCTCTGATGCGTTCCGAGCGTGATCATGGGTTCGATGGCGACGGTGGCACC
Protein-coding regions in this window:
- the rpsD gene encoding 30S ribosomal protein S4, whose product is MARYTGPITKKSRRLKTDLVGGDKSFEMRPFPPGQHGRGRVREKEYLTQLQEKQKARFTYGVMEKQFVRYYKEAARRQGKTGDNLLILLESRLDNVIYRAGLARTRRAARQLVTHGHFCVNGTRVDVPSYRVEQFDIITVREKSREAFPIQLARETFGERQAPAWMHVSEGSLQVLIHQLPTREQIDIPLTEQLIVELYSKN
- a CDS encoding SDR family oxidoreductase — encoded protein: MRVAVAGATGLIGSRVATLAQELGHEVIGISREGGFDLTQPGSRELVEALRGVDVVVDVTQGPVGPGAIEFFQAVAQNLGEAATEVAVRRTVLLSIVGADRSPDYDYYVAKVEQEKVARTYAPGVVVLRATQFHDFAAQMLQWNREGDVTRIIDVPTQPVDVAEIVRLLVELATANEAKDTDLAGPQPEQLVDLVRRYALHLGDDVTVEAIDGPPSMAGGSMLPPDSAIIRGDDWQTWLERQG
- the rpsM gene encoding 30S ribosomal protein S13; the encoded protein is MARLIGVDLPREKRVEVALTYIFGVGRTRAQQTLAATGIDPNTRVRDLGEDQVVALRNHLEGEYRLEGDLRREVAADIRRKVEIGSYQGLRHRRGLPVHGQRTKTNARTRKGPKRTVAGKKKATK
- the rpsK gene encoding 30S ribosomal protein S11, with the translated sequence MPPKTRATKTRRKVKKNVSAGQAHIKSTFNNTIVSITDETGAVIAWASAGQVGFKGSRKSTPFAAQMAAEAAARRAMEHGMKKVDVFVKGPGSGRETAIRSLTATGLEVGAIQDVTPVPHNGVRQPKRRRV
- the infA gene encoding translation initiation factor IF-1, with the protein product MAKKDGVIEIEGTIVEALPNAMFRVELTNGHTVLAHISGKMRQHYIRILPEDRVVVELSPYDLSRGRIVFRYR
- a CDS encoding RrF2 family transcriptional regulator, which gives rise to MKLTAGVEWAVHCSVVLSQTDEPVSAQQLAELHGVSKTYLAKTLQALSRADIITATEGRVGGYRLAHPAEKTTLLDVVLAVDGAEPAFRCTEIRQNGPLPTPPEACVTPCGVARAMQTAEQAWRRSLASVTIAGLAAGVGAEAFAGVRAWLAQGHPPADG
- the rpmJ gene encoding 50S ribosomal protein L36; translated protein: MKVQPSVKKICDKCKVIRRNGRVMVICENLRHKQRQG